In Serratia sp. FDAARGOS_506, a genomic segment contains:
- a CDS encoding fimbrial protein: MKMQLTKLCLPLAIALAAPAAWANGYVTPDGGAKPFYIDLNQSNITNQVGFTKVFPYSLGGTYTGKAYCNTPIPKSPHFYKSDSALPPSSYGNGFLQLNDFLDLKAEVWIAGYKKAYVTVPFYNESNEYPNHSCTPPYVQVNNYESGSKGRITFRVRKKIINGVEINDRQIIEMFGRLGSTDGGFGPNPMAQVFIQSAILYVPDKCVVNEGQLINVEFGEIGGSDLNGSNYPQSIPVRFQCEGGSFEDGTLNIKLAVSGSAASFNNEVFKTDKNDLGIRLTHNGQPVIPNEFYPVPNIGNGGSWNLVAAPFANGGAEIGEGEFNASATIVAAFQ; the protein is encoded by the coding sequence ATGAAAATGCAACTGACCAAACTTTGCCTGCCGCTGGCGATCGCGCTGGCGGCTCCCGCCGCCTGGGCCAACGGCTACGTCACGCCGGACGGCGGGGCGAAACCGTTCTATATCGATCTGAATCAAAGCAACATCACCAACCAGGTAGGGTTCACCAAAGTGTTCCCCTATTCATTAGGCGGCACCTATACCGGCAAGGCTTACTGCAACACGCCGATCCCCAAAAGCCCGCACTTTTACAAGTCGGATTCGGCGCTCCCCCCATCCAGTTACGGCAACGGCTTCTTGCAGCTGAACGACTTCCTGGATTTAAAAGCCGAGGTGTGGATCGCCGGCTATAAGAAGGCCTATGTCACCGTGCCTTTTTACAACGAATCCAACGAGTACCCCAATCACAGCTGTACGCCGCCCTATGTGCAGGTCAACAACTATGAAAGCGGCTCCAAAGGCCGCATCACCTTCCGGGTGCGCAAAAAAATCATCAACGGCGTCGAGATTAACGATCGGCAGATCATCGAGATGTTCGGCCGCCTGGGCTCGACCGACGGCGGTTTCGGGCCCAACCCGATGGCGCAGGTGTTTATCCAATCCGCGATCCTCTACGTACCGGATAAGTGTGTGGTGAACGAAGGCCAGCTGATCAACGTGGAGTTCGGCGAGATCGGCGGCAGCGATCTTAACGGTTCGAACTACCCGCAAAGCATTCCGGTGCGCTTCCAATGCGAAGGCGGCAGCTTTGAGGACGGCACGCTGAACATCAAACTGGCGGTCTCAGGCTCGGCGGCCTCTTTCAATAACGAGGTATTCAAAACCGACAAGAACGATCTCGGCATCCGGCTGACGCACAACGGCCAACCGGTCATCCCGAATGAATTTTATCCGGTGCCGAACATTGGCAACGGCGGTTCCTGGAACCTGGTGGCGGCACCGTTC